The following proteins come from a genomic window of Geomonas sp. RF6:
- a CDS encoding NACHT and WD repeat domain-containing protein has protein sequence MTATEELILANPFPGLRPFCEGEADRFFGRAEQIEELAARLQSERFVAVAGASGCGKSSLVCAGVLSRLSVADGDGGGNTWRCAVMRPGNQPITNLAQKLSPIIGLGGGSEESRTGPLLGRLRLGGLGLVEAVGFARLEPGTRVLVVVDQFEEIFRFRNLIDPNEAAAFIKLLLNAARTPQSPVSVIITLRSETLGSCADFLDLPEAVSRGQYLVPKLTRDQRKEAITEPVLLRGHSIAPRLVQRLLNDVSSSFDDLPVMQHVLSRTWNRWAETCEGARAIDLEDYEAVGAAKEAICNHAEQAYASLAELQPVAEKVFRALTERVSEGIEVRRPLNFDHLCRVTGALPSQVAQIVDRFRQPDTAFLMPHQEVSLESNPVIDISHESLIRQWQRLREWAGAEARSRAMLLRVADAARLYEAKEGSLWRERNLERAREWRERTQPTPEWVALYASGDSAATMKSMDRFLELSCKEAAREQRLSKVQRWGVALFAVALLVIVAGAAILRRAASDDLAGKSLEKLNFDPAYSALLASAAVHRDSDNENAEYALRQSLALLEMAHTESPILSFSGPVRDLRYSPDGTRLVVAAGTTVTLLDAGFKEVAKPVDCKGDVFKAWLAAKNSVVVAYATDPGGIAHVKLYRAGGGSQQLSCGPEQSVSAVCVSPDDRHVAVGCAFGEISIWDASVPSAPPKIVAGAGSSAVTALAFSSDGSYLASGQEDGTTIIWREGHRGAWIGRMDGKKNRSPMRQGGAIRDIAFHPATASQLVTASDDTKAIVWNLDLQHRRLARTEPPRVLEHLRPVYRAKFAKLDDQSYPVLTVSDKVAKLWIAQVSERKQRRRHDSWVVDAEVSPNGTLLVTASSDGTARLWSTRTLGSIMLRGHRDGVSRALFTPAGDRVITGSYDGTVRVWRFKVPHLLSFSEKWALNARYNPSGDCLAVGDEGGCGIIGIDEAGGSGHPRTSLGSEGENQYISLSWSGDGKHLVATKTSNALADSRFETVLWDVEKHEERTPSWLKRCTMATFNPERKEMLTLDADGKVKIWKEESLNEENATCEQEVGTGHNTAAMSPDGRWVASTDGNTVLLWDRRDPYAPPKALRAHNGAVFSLEFSKDSKKLVSASSDLTATIWSVEESGRAPIILKGGHIAPLSSASFSPAGDMVVTGSADNTICVWDARTGHQHSALRWHTEGVNDVRFSPSGREIVSASDDGAVKIGECDACWKPLGELRKLVEKYATVSESDRREIAKEKVYLRLPGISW, from the coding sequence ATGACCGCAACGGAAGAGCTGATACTGGCAAACCCCTTCCCGGGGCTGCGCCCCTTCTGCGAGGGGGAGGCGGACCGCTTCTTTGGGCGCGCAGAGCAGATAGAGGAGCTGGCGGCCCGACTCCAGTCGGAGAGATTCGTCGCGGTGGCGGGGGCGTCAGGGTGCGGGAAGTCGTCCCTTGTGTGCGCCGGGGTGCTGAGCAGGCTCTCCGTGGCGGACGGAGACGGGGGCGGCAACACGTGGCGCTGCGCCGTGATGCGTCCGGGGAACCAACCGATCACCAACCTGGCGCAGAAGCTCTCACCGATCATCGGGCTCGGCGGCGGCTCTGAGGAGTCGCGCACCGGCCCGCTCCTCGGCAGGCTCAGGCTCGGGGGGCTTGGCCTTGTGGAGGCGGTCGGCTTTGCCCGGCTGGAGCCCGGCACGCGGGTGCTGGTGGTGGTCGACCAGTTCGAGGAGATCTTTCGCTTCAGAAACCTCATAGACCCGAACGAGGCGGCGGCCTTCATAAAGCTGCTGCTGAACGCCGCCCGCACCCCCCAGTCCCCGGTAAGCGTCATCATCACCCTGCGCTCCGAGACGCTCGGCTCCTGCGCCGACTTTCTCGACCTCCCCGAGGCGGTGAGCCGCGGCCAGTACCTGGTGCCGAAACTGACCCGGGACCAGCGCAAGGAGGCGATCACTGAGCCGGTTCTCCTGCGCGGTCACAGCATCGCGCCACGGCTCGTCCAGCGCCTGCTGAACGATGTCTCCAGCAGCTTCGACGACCTTCCCGTCATGCAGCACGTACTGTCGCGCACCTGGAACAGGTGGGCCGAGACGTGCGAAGGGGCGAGGGCGATCGACCTCGAGGATTATGAGGCGGTGGGTGCCGCGAAGGAAGCGATCTGCAACCACGCGGAGCAGGCGTATGCGTCTCTTGCCGAGCTCCAGCCGGTGGCAGAGAAGGTCTTCCGCGCACTCACCGAGCGGGTCTCGGAGGGGATCGAGGTGAGGAGGCCTCTCAATTTCGATCACCTGTGCCGGGTAACGGGGGCCTTGCCGAGCCAGGTGGCGCAGATCGTCGACCGCTTTCGCCAGCCCGACACGGCATTCCTCATGCCGCACCAGGAGGTCTCTCTGGAGAGCAACCCGGTAATTGACATCTCGCACGAGAGCCTGATCAGGCAATGGCAGCGGCTGCGGGAGTGGGCCGGGGCGGAGGCGAGATCGCGCGCGATGCTATTGAGAGTTGCAGACGCCGCCCGACTCTACGAGGCGAAGGAGGGGAGCCTATGGAGGGAGCGCAACCTGGAGCGGGCGCGAGAATGGCGGGAAAGGACCCAGCCTACCCCGGAGTGGGTGGCGCTGTACGCCTCCGGTGACAGCGCCGCCACCATGAAGTCCATGGACCGCTTCCTCGAACTCAGTTGCAAGGAGGCGGCCCGCGAGCAGAGGCTCTCGAAGGTGCAGCGGTGGGGGGTGGCTCTCTTCGCCGTCGCCCTCCTCGTCATCGTCGCCGGGGCGGCCATCCTGAGACGCGCCGCCTCCGACGACCTGGCGGGGAAGTCCCTGGAGAAGTTGAATTTTGATCCCGCCTACAGCGCCCTGCTCGCCTCCGCCGCCGTACACCGCGACAGCGACAACGAAAATGCAGAGTATGCACTGCGACAGTCGCTGGCGTTGCTGGAAATGGCCCACACGGAGAGCCCGATTCTTTCATTCAGTGGACCGGTGCGCGATTTGCGCTATTCCCCTGACGGGACTCGCCTCGTCGTGGCGGCAGGCACCACCGTCACATTGCTGGACGCGGGGTTCAAAGAGGTCGCCAAACCGGTCGATTGCAAGGGAGACGTTTTCAAGGCATGGCTGGCAGCGAAAAACTCCGTGGTCGTTGCCTATGCAACAGATCCCGGCGGAATCGCCCACGTGAAACTGTACCGGGCCGGTGGAGGCTCGCAGCAACTGTCGTGCGGGCCGGAGCAGTCGGTGTCCGCGGTATGCGTCAGCCCCGATGACCGGCACGTGGCGGTGGGGTGCGCCTTCGGGGAAATCAGCATCTGGGATGCATCAGTCCCGTCGGCCCCGCCGAAGATAGTGGCGGGTGCCGGGAGTTCAGCCGTCACGGCTCTCGCTTTCTCCAGCGATGGCAGCTACCTCGCAAGCGGACAGGAGGACGGCACCACCATTATCTGGCGAGAGGGTCACCGCGGGGCGTGGATCGGCCGGATGGACGGGAAAAAAAACCGCTCGCCCATGCGGCAGGGAGGAGCGATCAGAGACATCGCCTTCCACCCGGCCACAGCGTCACAACTGGTCACCGCCTCAGATGATACGAAGGCCATCGTCTGGAACCTCGATCTGCAGCACCGGCGACTTGCGCGAACAGAGCCTCCGCGTGTCCTGGAGCACCTTCGACCGGTTTACAGGGCGAAGTTCGCGAAGCTGGACGACCAGAGCTACCCGGTGCTGACGGTCTCCGACAAGGTGGCGAAACTATGGATAGCGCAGGTCAGTGAAAGGAAGCAAAGGCGCAGGCACGACAGCTGGGTCGTGGACGCAGAGGTATCCCCCAACGGCACCCTCCTGGTAACCGCCAGCAGCGATGGCACGGCGCGTCTCTGGTCGACGCGGACGTTGGGCTCCATAATGCTGCGCGGTCACCGGGATGGCGTGAGCCGCGCACTCTTCACACCGGCAGGAGATCGTGTGATAACGGGGAGCTACGATGGAACGGTGCGGGTATGGCGCTTCAAGGTCCCCCATCTCCTTTCCTTCTCGGAGAAGTGGGCACTCAATGCGAGGTACAATCCCTCCGGAGACTGCCTTGCCGTTGGAGATGAAGGAGGGTGCGGCATTATCGGAATCGACGAGGCTGGCGGATCTGGTCACCCCCGCACAAGCCTTGGAAGCGAAGGGGAGAACCAGTACATCTCGCTGTCCTGGAGCGGGGACGGGAAACACCTGGTAGCGACGAAGACCTCCAATGCCTTGGCCGATTCACGATTCGAGACAGTGCTATGGGATGTGGAGAAGCATGAGGAGAGGACTCCGTCATGGCTGAAGCGCTGCACCATGGCGACTTTCAATCCCGAGCGGAAGGAAATGCTGACGCTCGACGCGGACGGAAAAGTGAAGATCTGGAAAGAAGAGAGCCTCAACGAAGAGAACGCCACCTGCGAGCAGGAAGTAGGAACGGGGCACAACACTGCTGCCATGAGTCCTGACGGCAGGTGGGTCGCCTCCACCGACGGCAACACGGTCCTCCTCTGGGACCGGCGGGACCCGTATGCTCCCCCCAAAGCCCTTCGGGCGCACAATGGCGCCGTATTTTCCTTAGAGTTCAGCAAAGACAGCAAAAAACTCGTCAGCGCCAGCAGCGACCTGACTGCCACGATCTGGTCGGTCGAGGAGTCGGGGAGGGCTCCGATCATTCTGAAGGGGGGGCACATCGCCCCGCTGTCATCAGCCTCCTTTAGCCCCGCGGGCGACATGGTGGTGACCGGCAGTGCCGACAACACCATATGCGTGTGGGACGCGAGAACAGGGCACCAGCACTCTGCGTTGCGGTGGCACACGGAGGGGGTAAACGACGTGCGGTTTAGCCCCAGCGGGAGAGAGATCGTTTCCGCCAGCGACGACGGGGCGGTGAAAATCGGCGAGTGCGACGCCTGCTGGAAGCCGCTCGGCGAACTGCGGAAACTCGTGGAGAAATATGCGACGGTCAGTGAGAGCGACCGCAGGGAGATCGCCAAGGAAAAGGTCTATTTGAGGCTCCCCGGCATCTCCTGGTAG
- a CDS encoding toll/interleukin-1 receptor domain-containing protein yields MSYVPQFKNDIFISYRHTSNDAHDRWIDTFCQELRARLLDLVGEVTIWRDEGKIRAGDQWRAEIMAALDTTAIFLAVISRTYFDSDVCCKEMDCFLGKAKSATEAMQKRIVPIFKQPLKPDQQLPLEIAACHNHKFFKEDPKRPPYFMEYSPGSTEGTSPQFWETLERLAQDLMDALEELKGYVCKMRVGTVFLARVAPELHDEREKLRSDLQQRGFLVVPEREYFWNSADLKERISDHLAAADLCVHLVCGASCETEVPARARLQLELAVGAMKKKGKPMPLVWIRSSDSPDCTAKELIDYIEEELSNEGVEYLEDTLEEFKTQIYAKLPSPPAAAAGSEVALIVEQGDVATTRPMKQYLVEKLAVDPKAIAFAGAEPADPAGLAKTLARCSKCIIYWGGQTEGWVDAVLSHPDVTPLAGRGRLCVYAAPPDTPEKEAFLTTKAQTVIATAGVNEEELRHFIAPKEGVS; encoded by the coding sequence ATGAGCTATGTGCCGCAGTTCAAGAACGACATATTTATTAGCTACCGGCATACTTCCAACGATGCCCACGACAGGTGGATCGATACCTTCTGCCAGGAGCTCCGGGCCAGGCTCCTCGACCTGGTCGGTGAGGTAACCATCTGGCGGGACGAAGGGAAGATCCGCGCCGGCGACCAGTGGCGTGCAGAGATAATGGCGGCACTCGACACCACCGCCATCTTCCTTGCCGTCATCTCCAGGACTTACTTCGACTCCGATGTCTGCTGCAAGGAAATGGACTGCTTCCTCGGGAAGGCGAAGAGCGCGACAGAGGCGATGCAGAAGCGGATCGTGCCGATTTTCAAGCAGCCGCTGAAGCCGGACCAGCAGTTGCCGCTGGAGATCGCCGCCTGCCACAACCACAAGTTCTTCAAGGAGGACCCCAAGCGCCCCCCCTACTTCATGGAGTACAGCCCCGGGAGCACCGAAGGCACCTCCCCCCAATTCTGGGAGACCCTGGAGCGCCTCGCCCAGGACCTGATGGACGCGCTGGAGGAGCTCAAGGGGTACGTCTGCAAGATGAGGGTGGGGACCGTCTTCCTGGCACGGGTCGCGCCGGAGCTCCATGACGAGAGGGAGAAACTGAGATCGGACCTGCAGCAGCGCGGCTTCCTGGTGGTGCCTGAGCGGGAGTACTTCTGGAACTCCGCGGACCTCAAGGAAAGGATCAGCGACCACTTGGCAGCTGCCGACCTCTGCGTCCACCTCGTCTGTGGCGCCTCCTGCGAAACGGAGGTGCCGGCACGGGCGAGGCTCCAGCTGGAGCTGGCAGTGGGCGCGATGAAGAAGAAGGGGAAGCCGATGCCCCTGGTGTGGATCCGCAGTAGCGACTCCCCGGACTGCACGGCAAAGGAGCTCATCGACTACATCGAGGAGGAGCTTTCCAACGAGGGGGTGGAGTACCTGGAGGACACACTCGAGGAGTTCAAGACACAGATCTACGCGAAGCTCCCGTCCCCTCCGGCGGCCGCAGCCGGGTCCGAGGTCGCCTTGATCGTTGAGCAGGGGGATGTCGCCACGACACGCCCGATGAAGCAGTACCTTGTCGAAAAGCTGGCGGTCGATCCGAAGGCCATCGCCTTTGCCGGGGCGGAACCCGCCGACCCCGCAGGGCTCGCCAAGACCCTCGCCCGCTGCAGCAAGTGCATCATCTACTGGGGCGGACAGACGGAGGGGTGGGTGGACGCGGTCCTTTCCCACCCCGACGTCACCCCCCTCGCGGGGAGGGGCCGGCTCTGCGTGTATGCCGCGCCACCGGACACGCCGGAAAAGGAGGCATTCCTCACCACGAAGGCTCAGACGGTCATCGCGACCGCGGGGGTCAACGAGGAAGAGCTTCGCCACTTCATCGCACCGAAGGAGGGGGTGTCATGA
- a CDS encoding (Fe-S)-binding protein has protein sequence MRVQLFGTCMIDSFYPEVGEATVQLLEHFGVEVVFPKGQTCCGQPAFNAGYREEARGAARHFLSVFTGDDPIVTPSGSCAAMVKHHYPELFRDDPRLAEKAARAAARVFEISQFLVGTLRAQERSFIGKGRITYHSSCHLTRMLGVREEPLLLIAALKGAEFVPMPDATRCCGFGGVFMAKLPEISCALAEEKADSVIATGADTVTGGDSACLMTIADALKRRGSTVKAKHLVQLLAEGL, from the coding sequence ATGCGAGTTCAGCTTTTCGGCACCTGCATGATCGATTCCTTCTACCCGGAGGTGGGAGAGGCGACGGTGCAACTCCTGGAGCACTTCGGGGTGGAGGTTGTCTTCCCGAAGGGACAGACCTGTTGCGGGCAACCCGCCTTCAACGCCGGGTATCGCGAGGAAGCGCGGGGTGCTGCAAGACATTTCCTCTCCGTCTTCACCGGCGACGACCCCATCGTTACCCCCTCAGGCTCCTGCGCCGCGATGGTGAAGCACCACTACCCCGAGCTCTTCCGTGATGACCCCCGGCTCGCCGAGAAGGCGGCGCGGGCCGCGGCGAGAGTCTTCGAGATCTCGCAGTTCCTGGTCGGAACGTTGCGGGCGCAGGAAAGGAGCTTCATCGGGAAGGGGCGCATCACCTACCATTCCTCCTGTCATCTGACCCGGATGCTGGGGGTGCGGGAGGAGCCGCTCCTCCTCATCGCCGCATTGAAAGGGGCCGAATTCGTCCCCATGCCGGACGCGACCCGCTGCTGCGGTTTCGGCGGAGTCTTCATGGCAAAGCTGCCGGAGATCTCCTGCGCACTCGCCGAGGAGAAGGCCGATTCCGTCATCGCCACCGGCGCCGACACGGTCACCGGCGGCGACAGCGCGTGCCTGATGACGATAGCGGACGCGCTGAAGCGCCGCGGCAGCACGGTAAAGGCGAAGCACCTCGTGCAACTCCTGGCGGAGGGATTATGA
- a CDS encoding LutB/LldF family L-lactate oxidation iron-sulfur protein, with translation MSEEQGSLHFRANSVASIADESLRAALRNAADTFGTRRTLAFGSVPDLEALREKASAIRMEVLDNLPGYVDTFAANAARQGATVHRASDAQSACDIVGSILTGHGITMAAKGKSMVSEEIGLNHHLQRLGIEVVETDLGEYIIQLEGETPSHIIVPAIHKNRKQVGKLFSERLGVPYTEDPQVLTKTARKVMREKFLAAKAGISGANFAIADTGSLVLFTNEGNGRMVTSLPPLHVAVLSIEKILPKLTDLPTFIRLLPRSATGQAITSYVSLITGTRKAGEATGAKELHIVLVDNGRSSIVKGECREMLKCIRCGACMNVCPVYRTVGGHAYGWTYPGPMGMVLTTLLTGMENSYPLVDASTLCGACVDVCPVRIPLVELIVKLREERVRDGLSDRRERIGMRLFGAAAAQPALFGWGEKLSRLLWPVIKKVGGEKVAGRLPEPAARPFHRRMP, from the coding sequence ATGAGCGAAGAACAGGGAAGCCTCCATTTCCGCGCCAACTCCGTTGCCTCCATTGCCGATGAGTCGCTGCGCGCCGCGCTCAGAAACGCCGCCGATACCTTCGGCACCAGGCGAACCCTCGCCTTCGGCTCGGTCCCGGACCTGGAGGCGCTGCGCGAGAAGGCCTCGGCGATTCGCATGGAGGTGCTGGACAACCTCCCCGGCTATGTGGACACCTTCGCAGCGAACGCAGCCCGGCAGGGGGCGACGGTGCACCGGGCGAGTGATGCGCAAAGCGCCTGCGACATCGTCGGCTCCATCCTCACCGGGCACGGCATCACCATGGCGGCGAAGGGGAAGTCGATGGTCTCCGAGGAGATAGGGCTTAACCACCACCTGCAGCGGCTGGGGATAGAGGTGGTGGAGACGGATCTCGGGGAATACATCATCCAGCTCGAGGGGGAGACCCCGTCGCACATCATCGTTCCGGCCATTCACAAGAACAGGAAGCAGGTGGGAAAGCTCTTCTCGGAGCGCCTCGGCGTACCGTACACCGAAGACCCGCAGGTCCTGACGAAGACCGCGCGCAAGGTCATGCGCGAGAAGTTCCTGGCGGCGAAGGCGGGGATTTCCGGGGCGAACTTCGCCATAGCCGACACCGGCAGCCTCGTCCTCTTCACCAACGAGGGGAACGGCAGGATGGTGACGAGCCTCCCTCCATTGCACGTTGCCGTCCTCTCCATCGAAAAGATCCTGCCAAAGCTCACCGACCTGCCGACTTTCATCCGCCTCCTGCCGCGCTCGGCGACGGGGCAGGCGATCACCAGCTACGTCTCTCTCATCACCGGGACCCGCAAAGCGGGGGAGGCGACCGGTGCGAAGGAGTTGCACATAGTTCTCGTGGACAACGGCCGCAGCTCCATCGTGAAGGGTGAGTGCCGCGAGATGCTGAAGTGCATCCGCTGCGGCGCCTGCATGAACGTCTGCCCGGTGTACCGGACCGTCGGCGGGCACGCCTACGGCTGGACCTACCCGGGGCCGATGGGTATGGTGCTGACGACCCTTCTCACCGGGATGGAAAACTCCTACCCGCTGGTCGACGCCAGCACGCTGTGCGGCGCCTGCGTCGACGTCTGCCCGGTGCGCATACCGCTGGTGGAACTCATCGTGAAGCTGAGGGAGGAGAGGGTGAGGGACGGTCTCTCCGACAGGAGGGAAAGGATCGGCATGCGCCTCTTCGGCGCGGCGGCCGCCCAGCCTGCGCTCTTTGGATGGGGAGAAAAGCTCTCCCGGCTTCTCTGGCCCGTGATCAAAAAGGTTGGCGGGGAAAAGGTAGCGGGGAGGCTCCCGGAGCCGGCGGCGAGGCCATTTCACAGGAGGATGCCGTGA
- a CDS encoding LutC/YkgG family protein: MTRAEMVATFMEKAAGAAAVAMEVADADALREAIAALLPAAGAVYSPALSELEVAAVQGVTPLVGYEEAQVAVEEVFAGIAETGSIVCASVEGRAVQGSLLPSHHVAILPAEKIYRTLDDFIGSIGTPPTNMAIITGPSRTADIELTLAIGVHGPERVDIFVVNPPVP; the protein is encoded by the coding sequence GTGACCCGTGCGGAGATGGTGGCAACTTTCATGGAGAAGGCGGCAGGCGCCGCGGCGGTAGCGATGGAGGTCGCAGATGCCGACGCCCTGCGGGAAGCGATCGCGGCGCTCTTGCCGGCGGCGGGTGCTGTGTACTCTCCCGCTCTCAGCGAGCTGGAGGTGGCGGCGGTGCAGGGTGTGACGCCCCTCGTGGGATATGAGGAGGCGCAGGTTGCGGTGGAGGAGGTTTTTGCGGGGATTGCGGAAACCGGGAGCATAGTGTGCGCCAGCGTGGAGGGGAGGGCCGTGCAGGGAAGCCTCCTCCCCTCGCATCACGTAGCAATCCTCCCCGCGGAGAAGATCTACCGGACGCTCGATGACTTTATCGGGAGCATCGGCACACCGCCGACGAACATGGCAATCATCACCGGCCCCAGCCGTACCGCCGACATCGAGCTCACCCTCGCCATAGGCGTGCACGGGCCGGAGCGGGTGGACATTTTCGTGGTGAACCCACCGGTGCCGTAG
- a CDS encoding DUF5996 family protein, with product MTAQSSLEATSNDWPSIPFAEWKDTCATLHMYTQVVGKVRLVQTTWVNHSWHTPLYVTSRGLTTSPIPYGSRTFEINFDFIEHAVHILASDGGKRTIPLAPRPVAHFYEELLARLSELNLPVQISTIPNEVAEPIPFETDRVHASYEAEQANRFWRALVQIDRVFKEFRARFIGKCSPVHFFWGSFDLAVTRFSGRPAPPHPGGIPHLPDWVTREAYSHEVSSCGFWPGGELLPEPIFYSYSYPEPPGFSAAPVRPAGAGYHAGLKEFVLPYEEVRRAPSPDSALLDFLQTTYEAAAECARWDRNELERGDFPPGGNILRHP from the coding sequence ATGACAGCACAATCCTCTTTGGAAGCAACCAGCAATGACTGGCCGAGCATCCCCTTTGCCGAGTGGAAGGACACCTGCGCCACGCTGCACATGTACACGCAGGTAGTCGGCAAGGTAAGGCTGGTTCAGACGACATGGGTGAACCACTCGTGGCACACGCCGCTGTACGTCACCTCCCGCGGGCTCACGACTTCGCCGATCCCGTACGGGAGCAGAACCTTCGAGATCAACTTCGACTTTATCGAGCATGCGGTCCATATCCTCGCCAGTGACGGCGGGAAAAGGACGATACCTCTGGCGCCGCGTCCGGTGGCGCACTTCTACGAGGAGCTCCTGGCAAGGCTCTCCGAGTTGAACCTTCCGGTGCAGATCAGCACGATCCCGAATGAGGTGGCGGAACCGATTCCCTTTGAAACCGATCGCGTACACGCCTCCTACGAGGCGGAACAGGCCAACCGTTTCTGGCGCGCGCTGGTGCAGATCGATCGGGTCTTCAAGGAGTTTCGCGCCCGCTTTATCGGAAAGTGCAGCCCCGTGCACTTCTTCTGGGGAAGCTTCGACCTCGCCGTCACCCGCTTCTCCGGACGACCCGCGCCGCCGCATCCCGGTGGGATCCCGCATCTCCCGGACTGGGTCACGCGTGAGGCGTACTCCCACGAGGTGAGCAGCTGCGGATTCTGGCCCGGCGGTGAGCTCCTGCCTGAGCCGATCTTTTACTCCTACTCGTACCCGGAGCCGCCGGGATTTTCAGCAGCCCCGGTGCGGCCGGCCGGTGCAGGGTACCATGCGGGATTGAAGGAGTTTGTCCTCCCGTATGAGGAAGTGCGTCGCGCGCCGTCGCCCGACAGCGCTCTCCTCGATTTCCTCCAGACGACCTACGAGGCGGCCGCCGAGTGCGCCCGCTGGGACAGGAACGAGCTGGAGCGTGGCGACTTTCCCCCCGGTGGCAATATCCTCCGTCACCCCTGA